AATTCAAGTCCTGGGCGACGAGCACGGCAACATGGTGTACCTCGGCGAGCGCGAGTGCTCGGTGCAGCGGCGTCATCAAAAGGTAATCGAGGAAGCGCCATCCGCCGTCGTCGATGCAACGATGCGCCAGGCGATGGGTGAAACCGCGGTTGCTCTCGCGCGCACTGCGGGATATTTCAACGCGGGAACGGTAGAGTTCCTTGTCGATCAAGAGAAGAACTTCTACTTCCTGGAGATGAACACTCGCCTTCAGGTCGAGCACCCAGTGACCGAGCTTGTCACAGGACTCGATCTTGTTCATCTGCAGATTCTCATTGCCGCAGGAGCGCAGCTCCCGTTCTCCCAAAGCGATCTGCAATTGCGCGGACACGCTATCGAGATTCGGGTTTACGCGGAAGACCCAGACAATAACTTCTTTCCCAGCCCGGGACAAATCACACGGCTGCTGACGCCCTCAGGTCCCGGCATTCGCGAAGACAGCGGCATCTACGAAGGCTGGACGGTTCCTCTGGACTACGATCCCATGCTGTCGAAGCTGATCGCGTACGCTCCAACGCGTGAGCAGGCGATTCGACGTTTGCGCCGCGCGCTCGATGAGTATTTTGTCGGCGGAATTGCAACCAACTTAGGACTGTTTCGCGAGATCCTCGATGATCCTGATTTCGCTGCTGCTCGCATACACACCGGATATCTGGATCGCTTGTTATCGTCTCGCGCCCCAGTCCCTTTCAACAATGGCGCGGGAGAGAAGATCGCCGCAATCGCCGCCGCACTCCTGCAATCTGCTAAGAACGGCAACGGAGCACGCGTTAACGGTCATGGAAACGGTGCAACCGCTACGCCAGGCAAATGGAAGAACGTAGCGCGCCAGGAGGCGCTGCGCGAACGATGATTTTCGATATTACGGTAAACGGTCGCGATCATCGCGTTGAGCTTGCACAGCAGGATGGTGGCAATTGGCTCTGTAAAGTCGACGGTGACCAGCTGATCGTGAATGCTAGCACCGCGGCCAGCGGAGTCCTTTCGCTGCTGATCGCCGGCCAATCTTATGAGGTCGTGCTGAACGCCGCGCAGCAGCAGATCGTCGTAGGACGAGACCGCTATGCGGTAGAGATTCGTGATCCGCGCTCCTGGCGTTCGCGTCGCGCACGCGCCGGCGCTGGCGAGGGGCCGAAGAAAATCATTGCTCCGATGCCCGGGAAAGTTGTGCGCGTAATTGCGCCGCAAAACTCTGAGGTGGAGCAGGGTGCAGGTGTTGTCGTGATCGAGGCGATGAAAATGCAGAACGAACTCAAGTCGCCGAAAAAGGGCAGGGTGGCG
The DNA window shown above is from Terriglobales bacterium and carries:
- the accC gene encoding acetyl-CoA carboxylase biotin carboxylase subunit; amino-acid sequence: MSSSLFKKILVANRGEIAVRVIRACRELGVPTVAVFSDADRAALHVMKADEAYHIGPAAARESYLNTERVIDVARRSGADAIHPGYGFLSENARFAKACADAGVKFIGPPPSAMEALGSKTRAREAADRAGLPRVPGSVRALSSLADAEQVAGQVGYPVMLKAAAGGGGKGMRRVNARDELASAFASAKSEALRAFGNDDVYIEKLIVEPRHIEIQVLGDEHGNMVYLGERECSVQRRHQKVIEEAPSAVVDATMRQAMGETAVALARTAGYFNAGTVEFLVDQEKNFYFLEMNTRLQVEHPVTELVTGLDLVHLQILIAAGAQLPFSQSDLQLRGHAIEIRVYAEDPDNNFFPSPGQITRLLTPSGPGIREDSGIYEGWTVPLDYDPMLSKLIAYAPTREQAIRRLRRALDEYFVGGIATNLGLFREILDDPDFAAARIHTGYLDRLLSSRAPVPFNNGAGEKIAAIAAALLQSAKNGNGARVNGHGNGATATPGKWKNVARQEALRER
- a CDS encoding biotin/lipoyl-containing protein, whose product is MIFDITVNGRDHRVELAQQDGGNWLCKVDGDQLIVNASTAASGVLSLLIAGQSYEVVLNAAQQQIVVGRDRYAVEIRDPRSWRSRRARAGAGEGPKKIIAPMPGKVVRVIAPQNSEVEQGAGVVVIEAMKMQNELKSPKKGRVAKLLAVEGAAVNAGDVLAVIE